Proteins encoded by one window of Canis lupus dingo isolate Sandy chromosome 10, ASM325472v2, whole genome shotgun sequence:
- the MCAT gene encoding malonyl-CoA-acyl carrier protein transacylase, mitochondrial has translation MSLRGARAARAAWARGWGAGCRRGASDLPRPPPRAVDVAELLRDATVAEERPRAAEARRPPGQCSVLLFPGQGSQLVGMGRGLLRFPRARELYAAARSVLGYDLLELSLHGPQEALDRTAHCQPAVFVASLAAVEKLQHLQPAVIENCVAAAGFSVGEFAALVFAGAMEFTEGLYAVKIRAEAMQAASEAVPSGMLSVLGKPQSKFSFACLEAQEHCKTLGIADPVCEVANYLFPDCRVISGHLEALQFLQKNSSKYHFRRTKMLPVSGGFHTRLMEPALEPLTQVLKSVGVKKPLVSVHSNVDGKRYMHPKHIQKLLVQQVVSPVKWEQTMHAIYERKKGVEFPKTFEVGPGKQLGAILKSCNLQAWKSYQNVEVLADDDGGA, from the exons ATGAGCCTGCGGGGCGCGCGGGCCGCGCGGGCCGCGTGGGctcggggctggggcgcgggcTGCCGCCGCGGCGCCTCGGACctcccgcggcccccgccgcGCGCCGTGGACGTGGCGGAGCTGCTGCGAGACGCCACGGTCGCGGAGGAAAGGCCGCGGGCGGCGGAGGCGCGGCGGCCGCCGGGCCAGTGCTCGGTGCTGCTCTTCCCGGGCCAGGGCAGCCAGCTGGTGGGCATGGGCCGGGGGCTGCTCCGCTTCCCGCGCGCCCGCGAGCTCTACGCCGCCGCCCGCAGCGTGCTGGGCTACGACCTGCTGGAGCTGAGCCTGCACGGGCCGCAGGAGGCCCTGGACCGCACCGCGCACTGCCAGCCCGCCGTCTTCGTGGCCTCGCTGGCCGCCGTGGAGAAGCTGCAGCACCTGCAGCCCGCG GTTATTGAGAACTGTGTTGCTGCTGCCGGATTCAGTGTGGGAGAATTTGCAGCCCTAGTGTTTGCTGGAGCCATGGAATTTACTGAAG GTCTGTATGCGGTGAAAATCCGAGCAGAGGCCATGCAGGCAGCCTCGGAAGCTGTCCCCAGCGGGATGCTGTCTGTCCTCGGCAAGCCCCAGTCCAAGTTCAGCTTCGCCTGTTTGGAAGCCCAGGAGCACTGCAAGACTTTGGGCATAGCGGACCCCGTGTGTGAGGTGGCCAACTACCTCTTTCCTGATTGCAGGGTGATCTCAGGACACCTGGAG gCGCTGCAGTTCCTCCAGAAGAATTCCTCTAAGTATCACTTCAGGCGCACCAAGATGCTGCCCGTCAGCGGTGGGTTCCATACGCGCCTCATGGAGCCAGCCTTGGAGCCCCTGACCCAAGTCCTAAAGTCGGTTGGTGTCAAGAAGCCTCTGGTTTCCGTCCACTCAAACGTCGATGGGAAGAGATACATGCATCCAAAACACATCCAGAAGTTGCTGGTGCAGCAGGTGGTCTCCCCGGTGAAGTGGGAGCAGACGATGCATGCCATATACGAGAGGAAGAAGGGCGTCGAGTTCCCCAAGACTTTTGAAGTCGGACCTGGGAAGCAGCTGGGAGCCATCCTGAAGAGCTGCAACCTGCAGGCCTGGAAGTCCTACCAGAACGTGGAAGTGCTGGCGGACGACGATGGCGGGGCCTAG
- the BIK gene encoding bcl-2-interacting killer, with protein MSHSGPLSRNLFLSTFLQEHGPEVLEVPGMTDLVEYYDPGPSPNSNNPDDVAMRLAFIGDEMEVRWMLPRVGELPGMAMYSLAFTYNQTGLRGVLRSFLDGLANLRENIRIWSFLTFRNRVSPNPGRGLVLSLLLLLVLLLGWGLRLLQ; from the exons ATGTCTCACTCAGGACCCCTCTCCAGGAACCTCTTTCTGAGCACCTTCCTGCAGGAGCATGGCCCAGAAGTTCTGGAGGTTCCGGGCATGACAGATCTCGTGGAGTATTATGACCCTGGGCCCTCCCCTAACAG CAACAACCCCGACGATGTGGCCATGCGGCTGGCCTTCATCGGGGACGAGATGGAAGTGAGATGGATGCTTCCCCGCGTTGGCGAGCTGCCCGGGATGGCCATGTACAG CTTGGCTTTTACCTACAACCAGACAGGCCTGAGAGGTGTTCTTAGAAGTTTCCTGGATGGTCTTGCTAACCTCAGGGAGAACATCCGCATCTGGAGCTTCCTGACCTTCCGGAACAGG GTGTCCCCCAACCCGGGGCGCGGGCTGGTGCtgtcgctgctgctgctgctggtgctgctacTAGGCTGGGGCCTCCGCCTCCTCCAGTGA